One Methanobrevibacter millerae DNA window includes the following coding sequences:
- a CDS encoding beta strand repeat-containing protein: MKINKILMVSIILLAILSIGAVSAVDDESSVLAADDTADVISADSYDKSIYVDTAGSDSNTGSSSSPFATLNKAISEVNASQNTAIYLKAGEYAGENNTNLVINLAHLNYNGTLTIIGDENGGTILDGGDEASIINSISADSIVTLKNIAFMNGKRDMGSAIRSSGDLTIDSCIFESNEATNLAAVYQDKANNLTIINSKFLDNKASQYADLYFSQNALITLINNVFDGAVSTSSYAYAPGVSIQTGKSIIKGNTFKNMKNSYYAILHVTYNNGENTANITDNVFMNCTYTGSNGALLFAQNAYLKNNTFINCSSSTAAVYANTDINAKVVFDDVNVTGTKFDLTATVTDVDGNLVKNANVIFTIDGKQVGQAKSGNDGVAKLTVSKLLENGKYTISGTQSYSTSSTNPFEVSVTDATATVNFDHSPVEYWVSTTGNDTSGDGSKNNPFLTLKHALDVGTAATVDLTVHVMDGIYNGTGNYALSYSNVGKITIAGESYANVIIDAEHAKSGWSGAQIFQFGQYIEAKFVNLTFVNCDSNSVNAYTYTMKDCVVVNSSGIRAQSGNDGVVIEGSTFFNVKGQVNLYNAEIYNSYFINCDAGTSTGLLWLATNNDHVIRLENNTFFNNTVAGFSGGAAYYVQGNLVSINNTFDSNTVTGTSANYIAYASANKITSIDDKFVNNNVTSYVIQFRSTGVDPEILVDNITVVNNYASGNGAGLSTTGAKIKNGRFINNTASGNGGAIYLLNHGKTAEVCNMSIEDTVFEDNTAKMGNDIFIAPGEGNNVFTELGDLTITANDLNVTELSGTLVVSVTHPSGAIIGGGQVQFYLDGNLVGKADLINQNATFEYIGFENNTVYNFTAVYEYASENDTYVAGTVSTNISSALDSVELYVSDLKGDDNNNGSKDSPFKTISKALSAGYKLSTNVTVHVLEGNYSGELNTKLNVPTTIYLTIVGEGRDKTVITDSEADYFLTVQAGTKLFTLADMTLKRAARDTQSAIYVEEGANAEINNVAFLEGQGNYGGAINTAGILFIGNSYFFDNGYFDIAKRANAYSGGAIYNDGVLTIDNTTFEGNHAGRLSTISTQGELYMYNSLVIDNINAYSMNMDLVAIGAYGGQKGNMTIENTIFKVTNRTIDEINDGHVYDKARSLTCLAIGSCESVYIYDSTFVNEGAVFAPYVFSGINSWNLAGGGYTLVTGDVHAYNTTFSNVQAVSLFYSRIDGASYHSYRFFEGCLFDNVEYLIAAMNNGNFSVSITDSVIIGDNLAKVGIASGKNLDMYISDNWWGTNNATYANVTVGTTNYISNSVMKLREISSEIVAPESYLILTLDATNNTGLIQDVTLAFKSFDGENATDYEGTLYPSEFTISATNGTLAQENGTIDSAVIIPFEGTENEGYYVEATVDNQTVNLTVEDKLFLGNATILAEDVILYFNETQFNVTVLDGDKKANVGKLTLRLVNGIYEADIIDGIATFSIDALAQGTYDLDYSIGGDKIFNPATNSSTLYVVYVVTNETFYDFFTENGTLKDEIAAEELIFAGEFSDLVDTIIIEKAISLVGNNATLNNIAMAIAGDNVTVNGFNFVSDNLTNALAIIESDDVVVLNSKFNMSGVENADNAVIAVIGSNDACIFNNEITFVASTNGTYENAAISASDANGLVVSKNTIDATIPSRSIDWGTGTVYSEGVAISGDNAVFSDNTVIVKSNDKMSTYDTIYAVSITGANASVIDNEISVSDAPYGYALVVTGQDFVIDGNTLEAGENESYACGIDIESNSKGTIENNNINVKGDSVYGIYTANWAGDVKANITNNTIVAKGITAFAMSLSGSEANVENNGILMYGNFTTGIASKFDMIFITNNNIAALGTNEGTPAGYDSMGPETTGVHIVTGDALVKDNTITSNSKYAVDMDSTGAVTDNELVTPLLTGDFAVDYTQGSGVLVANNTPAMELNNTLTNDTFYVYFDEEGKIREQIDADNLTFIGNFSDLVGCIIIDRPVVLLSDNATLNDIAMFIEADNVTVDGFTFEAENLINVIAVCEADNVAIANSEFYVTGVADVDNIVIGIVDSVNASVLNNEIYFDADTNGTHLNTVIRAVDSDDVAISFNEIYATLPSRSINWTSGEVYSVGVDVDGCDDAVIQNNIIGIKSSDKIATYDTIYAVSVKGDNASVIDNEIGVFESPYGYAVVLSGEEFVIDGNELTVGENETYACGIEVDGKSNGLINDNEINVKGESVYGIYTANWAGDVKANITNNYIETDGVTSFGMSLSASEALVENNTISSNGNFTTGIASKVANITINNNTITDNASDEGTPAGYDSMGIETTGIHIVSGNATVTNNDVKTNGEFAVDAKGTGSVTDNSLFSKEYTGDAAVDCDPENTVVANNTPEMTRVVINAEDVVMYYKNGTRYVIILSDQFGNPIANKTVTLTINGASYNRTTDANGTASLAINLGSGNYTAFALFIGVDGLSDARVENNITVLSTVYGDDIVKVFKNATQYYATFLDGQGNPLANGTEVTFNINGVMYKRYVNGTEGKARLNINLPQGEYVITAINPENGEMHANNITVLPSIVNNNDLVKYYKNDSQYYVTIIGDDGNPVGENVTVKFNINGVFYERKTNASGVARLNINLEPGNYIITAEYNDCRVSNNITVLPVLNATDLTKKYGTPNPFVATLVDGTGAPYAGQNVTFNINGVFYQRTTDASGNAKLNINLMAGEYIITSSYNGANIANKVTVTA; the protein is encoded by the coding sequence TTGAAAATCAATAAAATACTAATGGTTAGCATAATACTGCTGGCCATATTATCAATAGGTGCTGTAAGTGCTGTGGATGACGAATCTTCAGTTCTTGCGGCAGATGACACTGCAGATGTTATTTCTGCAGATTCTTATGATAAAAGTATATATGTTGATACTGCTGGTAGCGATTCAAATACCGGTAGTTCATCAAGTCCCTTCGCCACATTAAATAAGGCCATATCAGAAGTCAACGCTTCTCAAAATACGGCAATTTATTTAAAGGCAGGCGAATATGCGGGCGAGAACAACACCAATTTAGTTATTAATTTAGCCCATTTAAACTATAACGGGACCTTAACCATAATTGGTGATGAAAATGGTGGAACTATTCTTGATGGGGGTGATGAAGCTTCCATTATTAACTCAATAAGTGCGGACTCTATTGTAACCCTTAAAAACATCGCTTTTATGAACGGTAAAAGGGATATGGGTTCTGCAATAAGATCTTCTGGTGACCTGACTATTGATTCATGTATTTTCGAATCAAACGAGGCAACAAACCTTGCAGCTGTCTATCAGGATAAGGCAAATAACTTAACCATTATTAATTCCAAGTTCTTAGACAACAAGGCAAGCCAGTACGCTGACTTGTACTTCTCCCAAAACGCTTTAATAACTCTTATTAATAATGTGTTTGACGGAGCTGTATCAACCAGTTCCTACGCCTACGCTCCTGGAGTTTCAATTCAAACAGGTAAATCCATAATCAAAGGAAATACCTTTAAGAACATGAAAAATTCATATTATGCGATTTTACACGTTACATATAACAATGGAGAAAACACTGCAAACATAACAGACAACGTATTCATGAACTGTACATACACAGGCTCAAACGGTGCATTATTATTTGCTCAAAACGCATATCTCAAAAACAACACTTTCATTAACTGCAGCTCAAGCACTGCAGCCGTATATGCAAACACTGACATTAATGCAAAAGTTGTATTTGATGACGTTAACGTAACCGGCACCAAGTTTGACTTAACCGCAACAGTCACTGACGTTGACGGAAACCTTGTTAAAAACGCAAATGTTATCTTTACTATTGACGGCAAACAGGTAGGTCAGGCCAAATCCGGAAATGATGGTGTTGCAAAATTGACCGTTAGCAAATTACTTGAAAACGGCAAATACACCATTTCAGGTACTCAGTCCTATTCCACAAGCTCTACAAATCCTTTTGAAGTAAGTGTTACGGACGCTACTGCTACTGTCAATTTCGACCATTCCCCAGTTGAATACTGGGTATCCACAACCGGTAACGACACTTCCGGTGACGGTAGCAAAAACAATCCTTTCTTAACTTTAAAACATGCTTTGGACGTTGGAACTGCAGCTACTGTTGATTTGACTGTTCATGTGATGGACGGCATATACAACGGTACAGGCAACTACGCTTTATCCTACTCAAACGTTGGTAAAATCACAATCGCCGGTGAATCATACGCAAATGTAATAATCGACGCTGAACATGCTAAATCAGGATGGAGCGGAGCTCAAATTTTCCAATTCGGACAATATATTGAAGCTAAATTCGTTAACTTGACATTCGTCAACTGTGACTCAAATTCAGTTAACGCATACACATATACCATGAAGGACTGTGTCGTTGTCAATTCATCCGGAATTCGTGCTCAAAGCGGAAATGACGGCGTAGTAATCGAAGGTTCAACTTTCTTCAACGTTAAAGGTCAAGTCAATTTATATAATGCTGAAATTTACAATTCCTATTTCATTAACTGTGATGCAGGTACAAGCACAGGCTTGTTATGGCTTGCTACAAACAATGATCACGTAATACGCTTGGAAAACAACACTTTCTTTAACAACACTGTCGCAGGTTTTTCCGGCGGTGCTGCTTACTATGTCCAGGGAAACCTTGTAAGTATCAACAATACATTCGATTCAAATACTGTAACCGGAACCAGTGCCAATTACATTGCTTATGCAAGTGCAAACAAGATTACCTCAATTGATGACAAGTTCGTTAACAACAACGTAACCAGTTATGTCATCCAATTCAGAAGTACTGGCGTTGATCCGGAAATTCTTGTAGATAACATTACTGTCGTAAACAACTATGCTTCCGGAAACGGTGCAGGCTTATCAACCACCGGAGCTAAAATCAAAAACGGCAGATTCATCAACAACACCGCTTCAGGAAACGGTGGTGCAATATATCTCTTGAACCATGGAAAGACTGCAGAAGTTTGCAACATGAGCATTGAAGATACTGTCTTTGAAGACAACACTGCTAAAATGGGTAATGACATATTCATCGCTCCAGGTGAAGGTAATAACGTATTTACAGAATTGGGCGATTTAACAATCACTGCAAACGACTTGAACGTAACTGAATTGTCAGGAACCTTAGTCGTAAGCGTAACCCATCCGTCCGGTGCTATCATCGGCGGAGGTCAGGTACAATTCTACCTTGACGGCAATCTTGTCGGAAAAGCAGACTTAATCAATCAGAACGCAACATTCGAATACATCGGATTTGAAAACAACACTGTCTACAATTTCACAGCAGTTTATGAATACGCATCCGAAAACGACACTTACGTAGCAGGTACCGTATCCACAAACATTTCAAGCGCACTGGACAGCGTTGAACTCTACGTATCAGACTTAAAAGGTGACGACAACAACAACGGTAGCAAGGACTCTCCATTCAAGACCATTTCCAAAGCATTAAGTGCAGGTTACAAGCTATCCACAAACGTAACCGTCCACGTACTTGAAGGAAACTACTCCGGAGAGCTCAACACCAAACTTAACGTCCCTACAACAATTTACTTAACCATTGTCGGTGAAGGAAGAGACAAGACTGTCATCACAGACAGTGAAGCAGATTACTTCCTGACCGTCCAGGCAGGTACCAAACTATTCACATTGGCTGACATGACCTTAAAGAGAGCAGCCCGTGACACCCAATCCGCAATTTACGTTGAAGAAGGCGCTAATGCTGAAATCAACAACGTTGCATTCCTTGAAGGACAGGGTAATTACGGTGGTGCAATCAACACAGCAGGTATTTTATTCATCGGCAATTCCTATTTCTTCGATAACGGATACTTTGACATTGCCAAAAGGGCTAACGCATACAGCGGCGGTGCAATTTACAACGACGGTGTTTTAACCATTGATAACACTACTTTCGAAGGAAACCACGCAGGAAGATTGTCAACCATATCAACTCAGGGCGAACTGTACATGTACAACTCACTTGTAATCGATAACATCAACGCTTATTCAATGAATATGGATTTAGTAGCTATCGGTGCATATGGGGGTCAAAAAGGTAACATGACTATCGAAAATACAATATTTAAAGTAACAAACAGAACCATTGATGAAATCAATGACGGTCACGTTTACGATAAGGCAAGATCATTAACCTGTTTGGCTATAGGTTCCTGTGAAAGCGTATACATTTACGATTCAACTTTCGTTAATGAAGGTGCAGTATTTGCTCCTTACGTATTCAGCGGAATCAACTCCTGGAACTTAGCCGGCGGAGGTTACACCTTAGTTACCGGTGACGTTCACGCATACAACACAACCTTCAGCAACGTTCAGGCCGTAAGCCTATTCTATTCAAGAATCGATGGTGCATCCTATCACTCATACAGGTTCTTTGAAGGATGTTTATTTGACAACGTCGAATATCTGATTGCAGCCATGAATAATGGTAACTTCTCAGTTTCCATAACCGATTCAGTTATTATCGGAGACAACCTTGCTAAAGTAGGTATTGCAAGCGGCAAAAACCTTGACATGTACATTTCAGACAACTGGTGGGGAACAAACAACGCAACATATGCAAACGTTACTGTCGGAACCACCAATTACATCAGTAATTCAGTCATGAAACTCAGAGAAATCAGTTCCGAAATTGTTGCTCCTGAAAGCTATCTGATTTTAACTTTAGACGCTACAAACAATACTGGTTTGATTCAGGATGTAACTTTAGCATTCAAATCATTCGACGGTGAAAACGCAACAGATTACGAAGGAACATTATATCCTAGCGAATTCACAATCTCAGCAACAAACGGTACTTTGGCTCAGGAAAATGGAACCATTGACTCAGCAGTCATCATTCCATTTGAAGGAACCGAAAACGAAGGATACTATGTTGAAGCTACCGTGGACAACCAGACCGTCAACTTAACTGTTGAAGACAAACTGTTCCTCGGAAACGCAACCATATTGGCTGAAGACGTTATTTTATACTTCAATGAAACCCAATTCAACGTAACCGTTTTAGACGGAGATAAAAAAGCAAACGTCGGAAAACTCACCTTAAGATTAGTCAACGGAATCTATGAAGCAGACATCATTGACGGTATCGCTACATTCAGCATTGATGCATTGGCTCAAGGAACCTATGATCTTGATTATTCAATCGGCGGAGACAAGATTTTCAACCCTGCAACCAACTCATCAACATTATATGTCGTTTACGTCGTAACCAATGAAACATTCTATGACTTCTTTACTGAAAACGGAACTTTAAAAGATGAAATTGCTGCTGAAGAATTAATATTTGCTGGTGAATTCTCTGATCTGGTTGATACAATAATCATTGAAAAAGCAATCTCATTAGTCGGTAATAATGCAACTTTAAATAACATTGCCATGGCTATTGCTGGTGATAACGTTACTGTTAACGGATTCAACTTTGTAAGTGATAATCTAACTAATGCACTCGCTATTATTGAATCAGATGATGTTGTAGTTTTAAACAGCAAGTTCAACATGTCTGGTGTGGAAAATGCTGATAATGCTGTTATAGCTGTTATCGGATCAAATGATGCATGCATCTTCAATAACGAAATCACTTTCGTCGCTTCAACAAACGGCACTTATGAAAACGCAGCTATCTCTGCTAGTGATGCTAACGGTTTAGTTGTTTCAAAGAATACTATAGATGCTACTATTCCTTCCCGTTCTATTGACTGGGGTACAGGAACAGTTTATTCCGAAGGTGTAGCTATAAGCGGTGACAATGCAGTATTCTCAGATAATACAGTCATTGTCAAATCAAACGATAAGATGAGTACTTACGACACCATTTATGCAGTTTCAATTACCGGTGCCAACGCATCAGTAATCGACAACGAAATTAGTGTTTCAGACGCTCCATATGGATACGCTCTTGTAGTTACCGGTCAAGACTTCGTTATCGATGGTAATACTCTCGAAGCGGGTGAAAATGAATCATACGCATGTGGTATTGACATTGAAAGTAACTCAAAAGGTACTATTGAAAACAATAATATTAATGTTAAAGGCGACTCCGTTTACGGTATTTACACCGCTAACTGGGCCGGTGACGTAAAAGCAAACATTACAAACAACACAATTGTAGCAAAAGGTATTACAGCATTCGCAATGTCTCTAAGCGGTAGCGAAGCAAACGTTGAAAATAACGGTATTTTGATGTACGGTAACTTCACAACAGGTATCGCTTCAAAATTCGACATGATTTTCATTACAAACAACAATATTGCGGCTTTAGGAACAAATGAAGGCACTCCTGCAGGTTACGACTCAATGGGTCCTGAAACAACTGGTGTACACATCGTAACTGGTGACGCACTGGTAAAAGATAACACCATTACATCCAACAGCAAATATGCAGTTGATATGGACTCAACAGGTGCCGTAACCGACAACGAACTGGTCACTCCATTATTGACCGGTGATTTTGCAGTCGATTACACTCAAGGCTCTGGAGTTCTTGTTGCAAACAACACTCCTGCAATGGAACTGAACAATACGTTAACTAACGATACATTCTACGTCTACTTCGATGAAGAAGGAAAAATCAGGGAACAAATCGATGCTGACAACTTAACGTTCATCGGCAACTTCTCCGATTTAGTAGGCTGCATTATCATTGACAGGCCAGTTGTTTTATTAAGCGATAACGCAACATTAAATGACATTGCAATGTTTATCGAAGCTGACAACGTAACTGTAGATGGATTCACATTCGAAGCAGAAAACCTGATTAATGTAATCGCAGTATGTGAAGCAGACAACGTTGCAATCGCAAACAGTGAATTCTACGTAACTGGTGTCGCTGATGTGGACAACATCGTAATCGGCATCGTAGATTCTGTAAACGCATCAGTTCTTAACAACGAAATCTATTTCGATGCAGATACCAACGGAACTCACTTGAATACAGTCATTCGTGCTGTTGATTCAGATGATGTAGCTATTTCATTCAACGAAATCTACGCTACCCTGCCTTCACGTTCCATTAACTGGACCAGCGGAGAAGTCTATTCAGTAGGTGTCGACGTTGATGGCTGTGACGACGCTGTTATTCAAAACAACATCATCGGCATCAAATCCAGTGACAAGATTGCCACTTACGATACTATCTATGCAGTATCCGTTAAAGGTGACAACGCTTCAGTTATCGACAACGAAATCGGTGTCTTTGAATCCCCATACGGATATGCTGTTGTTCTTTCAGGTGAAGAATTCGTCATCGACGGAAACGAACTCACTGTAGGCGAAAACGAAACCTATGCATGCGGCATTGAAGTTGACGGCAAATCTAACGGTTTAATTAACGACAATGAAATTAATGTTAAAGGCGAATCCGTTTACGGTATCTACACCGCTAACTGGGCCGGTGACGTAAAAGCAAACATTACAAACAACTACATTGAAACCGACGGTGTAACTTCATTCGGTATGTCATTAAGCGCAAGCGAAGCATTGGTTGAAAACAACACAATCTCTTCAAACGGTAACTTCACAACCGGAATCGCTTCAAAAGTTGCTAATATTACTATCAACAACAACACAATCACTGACAACGCATCAGATGAAGGAACTCCTGCAGGTTACGACTCAATGGGTATTGAAACTACCGGTATCCACATTGTAAGCGGAAACGCAACCGTAACCAACAACGACGTTAAAACCAACGGTGAATTTGCAGTTGACGCCAAAGGAACAGGCTCCGTTACCGATAATTCATTATTCTCAAAAGAATACACCGGTGACGCAGCTGTAGACTGCGATCCTGAAAACACAGTTGTTGCAAACAACACTCCTGAAATGACCAGAGTTGTCATTAACGCTGAAGACGTTGTAATGTATTACAAGAACGGTACCAGATACGTTATCATCTTATCCGACCAGTTCGGAAACCCAATAGCTAACAAGACAGTTACATTAACAATCAACGGCGCATCATACAACAGAACCACCGATGCAAACGGTACTGCTTCCTTAGCCATTAACTTAGGCAGCGGAAACTACACTGCATTCGCATTGTTCATTGGCGTTGACGGTTTATCCGATGCAAGAGTTGAAAACAACATAACTGTCCTGTCTACAGTTTACGGTGATGACATCGTTAAGGTATTCAAGAACGCAACTCAGTACTACGCCACATTCCTTGACGGTCAAGGAAACCCATTGGCAAACGGCACTGAAGTGACCTTCAACATCAACGGTGTAATGTACAAACGTTACGTTAACGGAACTGAAGGTAAAGCAAGACTCAACATCAACCTCCCACAAGGAGAATACGTCATTACTGCAATCAACCCTGAAAACGGTGAAATGCACGCAAATAACATTACTGTCTTGCCTTCAATCGTCAACAACAACGATCTTGTAAAATACTACAAAAACGATTCACAGTACTACGTAACCATTATCGGCGATGACGGAAACCCTGTCGGTGAAAACGTAACCGTTAAATTCAACATTAACGGTGTATTCTACGAAAGGAAAACCAACGCATCAGGCGTAGCAAGGTTAAACATTAACTTAGAACCTGGCAACTACATTATCACCGCCGAATACAACGACTGCAGAGTATCAAACAACATTACCGTATTGCCTGTGTTAAACGCAACTGATTTAACCAAGAAATACGGCACTCCAAATCCTTTCGTTGCAACATTGGTTGACGGTACCGGCGCTCCATACGCAGGTCAAAACGTAACCTTCAACATCAACGGTGTCTTCTATCAGAGAACCACTGATGCTTCAGGTAACGCCAAGTTAAACATTAACTTGATGGCCGGCGAATACATTATAACCTCAAGTTATAACGGAGCAAACATCGCAAACAAGGTTACCGTAACGGCTTAA
- a CDS encoding methanogenesis marker 9 domain-containing protein, which yields MSWEDAPSHICRGGDVRGLAFCCPPIKPCPVLNALEEVNLTPQEYIEIKVQFGRETRLGEGAGTCFGSLIWCCKPSKPCPLRDMTLRNMGMSYEEYEDLKKELSERLVGVQKPAPDAKAEALAETFNISKLEAMNVLTDCNNDLRKAVSVLKARSLEDSD from the coding sequence ATGAGTTGGGAAGATGCACCATCCCATATATGTAGGGGTGGAGATGTAAGGGGCCTTGCTTTTTGTTGCCCTCCAATTAAACCATGTCCGGTTTTAAACGCTTTGGAGGAAGTTAATCTAACTCCTCAGGAGTATATTGAAATCAAAGTGCAGTTCGGCAGAGAAACAAGACTGGGAGAAGGAGCTGGTACATGTTTCGGTTCATTAATCTGGTGCTGCAAGCCGTCAAAGCCATGTCCGTTAAGGGACATGACCTTAAGGAATATGGGCATGAGCTATGAAGAGTATGAGGATTTAAAAAAGGAACTCTCAGAGAGATTGGTCGGCGTTCAAAAGCCTGCACCTGATGCAAAGGCAGAAGCGCTAGCCGAAACCTTCAACATTTCAAAGCTTGAAGCAATGAACGTTTTAACCGATTGCAACAACGACCTGAGAAAAGCCGTAAGCGTTTTAAAGGCAAGATCACTGGAAGATTCTGATTAA
- a CDS encoding precorrin-2 dehydrogenase/sirohydrochlorin ferrochelatase family protein: protein MDWTALYLKTSGLKVFILGTGEVATRRANRFLDHGAIVRMAGSSMDDDLKGKGAFLHSTDEADELVKWADLVVVASGDKELCDHVSRISEDKLVNRADLPYDGDIIVPTSFSIGDVEISIFTGGKSPLMARQLRKKIQAIITEEDIAEIELQDYSRSLLKEKLPDQKDRRDYLYKIFEDEDIKELIKSGEIDRAKAVIYESIERDFDDT from the coding sequence ATGGACTGGACTGCTCTTTATTTGAAAACTTCTGGACTTAAAGTCTTCATTTTAGGCACCGGCGAAGTTGCAACGAGAAGAGCAAATAGATTTTTAGACCATGGGGCTATCGTAAGGATGGCCGGTTCATCAATGGATGATGATTTAAAAGGAAAAGGGGCTTTTTTGCATTCGACTGATGAAGCGGATGAACTGGTCAAATGGGCGGATTTGGTTGTGGTGGCAAGCGGCGATAAGGAGCTGTGCGATCACGTTTCAAGGATATCTGAAGATAAACTGGTTAACAGGGCAGACCTGCCATACGATGGTGACATTATCGTTCCCACAAGCTTTTCAATAGGAGACGTTGAAATTTCTATTTTTACGGGCGGAAAAAGCCCATTAATGGCAAGGCAACTGAGAAAGAAAATCCAGGCCATAATAACTGAAGAAGACATTGCAGAAATCGAGCTTCAGGACTATTCACGCTCACTTTTAAAGGAAAAACTGCCTGATCAAAAGGACAGGCGGGATTATTTATATAAGATTTTTGAGGATGAAGACATTAAGGAATTGATTAAATCCGGAGAAATCGACAGGGCAAAGGCTGTTATTTACGAATCAATTGAGAGGGATTTTGATGATACTTAA
- the hemA gene encoding glutamyl-tRNA reductase — MILNLRVDHKIADIQSMENISKDIDDIFWKLQEKYSINEYIEISTCNRKEYYIHNDSIAFEDELLSHENQSIIIEYGEASVIHLLRMTSGLESMIVGEDQILGQVKDAKAKAVKNHHCGKVLDTVFTKAIHVGQVVRNKTNINKGSVSIGSAAVDLAESHLGQLNGKSVLVIGAGKMGRLVAKALAEKNLSAIVVANRTYYVAVELAKDLDGTAILFSELEDYLKTADLVISATSAPHTIIDKERLERIGIENEELFMVDIANPRDISEDVTDLGVKLCNIDDLREIADINTKLREKEFDEAEIIIQEEYDLLKESFKIMEVEDLLSTLRTSMEEIRQREMKKASSKLSDVDGSSKIMENLTNSIVNKIFFDISQNLKDAAKEDKKEVIESAEYIFDFK; from the coding sequence ATGATACTTAACTTAAGGGTAGACCATAAGATTGCAGACATTCAATCAATGGAGAACATTTCAAAGGATATCGACGACATTTTCTGGAAACTGCAGGAAAAGTATTCAATAAACGAATACATCGAAATATCCACCTGTAACCGTAAGGAATACTATATCCACAACGACAGCATCGCTTTTGAAGACGAGCTTTTATCCCATGAAAATCAAAGCATAATCATCGAATACGGCGAGGCATCAGTAATTCACCTGCTTCGTATGACCTCAGGTCTTGAATCAATGATTGTCGGCGAAGACCAGATTTTAGGCCAGGTCAAGGACGCAAAGGCCAAGGCAGTGAAAAACCACCACTGCGGAAAGGTTCTCGATACAGTCTTTACAAAGGCCATTCATGTAGGACAGGTTGTAAGAAACAAGACCAACATCAACAAGGGCTCCGTTTCCATAGGCTCCGCTGCAGTCGATTTGGCCGAATCCCATTTAGGACAATTGAACGGCAAATCAGTTCTTGTAATCGGCGCCGGAAAGATGGGTCGATTGGTGGCAAAGGCACTGGCTGAAAAGAACCTGAGCGCCATTGTTGTTGCAAACAGGACTTATTATGTGGCTGTCGAGCTTGCAAAGGATTTGGACGGAACAGCCATTTTATTCTCAGAGCTTGAAGACTATTTGAAAACAGCCGATCTGGTGATAAGCGCAACAAGTGCACCCCACACCATCATAGATAAGGAAAGGCTTGAGCGCATCGGCATTGAAAATGAGGAGCTGTTCATGGTCGACATCGCAAATCCACGTGACATTTCAGAAGACGTTACCGATTTGGGAGTCAAATTATGCAACATTGACGATTTGCGTGAAATTGCAGACATCAATACCAAGCTTCGTGAGAAGGAATTCGATGAGGCAGAAATCATCATCCAGGAAGAGTATGATTTGCTTAAAGAATCCTTTAAAATAATGGAAGTTGAAGATTTGCTGTCCACTTTAAGGACATCTATGGAAGAGATAAGACAACGTGAAATGAAAAAAGCATCTTCAAAGTTGTCTGATGTAGATGGAAGCAGTAAAATAATGGAAAATTTAACGAATTCAATTGTCAACAAGATATTTTTCGACATTTCACAAAACCTGAAGGATGCCGCAAAAGAGGATAAAAAAGAAGTGATTGAGTCTGCAGAATATATCTTTGACTTCAAATAA